TCCGCAATGAAGGCAAAGTCCAACTTGCCCTCTTCGGCTTTATGCACCATATGCTTATAATGAGTCAGGCTTGTAGCAGCATCTGCAGGCGTGCTTGGATACAGCCAAGAAGCCATCTGCTCTCCCGTCGCCAGAAGCGCTGCCCCCAGCTTCATTTGCTTTTCCGACATGGTCGCTCACCTTCCCTTAATGGCTCTTCTCATCTTCCCGAACGAAGGCACTGTAGGTATTAATTCGATGGGCCAGCGCCGAGCCGGCCTTCAAAGCAGTAGCAACCAGAACCGTCTCGGCAATTTCTGCGATTGTGGCGCCTTCCTCTTTGGCTAGCTGCGTGGAGAATTCAATGCTATACGGACAATCCGTAATATGTGAGATAGCGACAGCGATAATGGCTTTTTCCTTGCGGCTAACGCGTTGACCTTGCAGCACTTGATGACGGAATTCAAGTAAAGAGGTATACAACTGCTCGTTGATGTTCTCGAATTGTTCCAACAACGGCAAGCTGGAGCGGCTGTAAAGTTCATCTCTCGGGTTCTCTTGCAAGGCATTCAACGTATTGATGCCGTGATAGAAGGCAGAATAACCCTTCACTAAGGCGCTCACTGCGATCGCTTCGAACAGCTCTTCCTTGGTCAACTGCAGCTTATGCCCTGTTGTGACATGAATATCGATGCAATAGGGACAACCAGTGGCATGCGCTACGGCAATCGCAATTAATTCTTTGAACCTGGCGGATAATGCGCCTTCCTGCATAGCTAGCTTATTGAATTCCGAGAACGCCTTGAACGTTTCTGGAGCATACGGTACGAATTTACCGGCGTATTTGGCATAATTGGACCTTAAATATAAGCTGTCCTTGTTCTGTGTTGTAGACATGTGCATTCCTCCATGCGCGCAATTTTATATCCCAGTAAATCAGTGTGTTTAATTGTTATTGGTGCTATAATAGCACTGTTAACTAGTTTTGTATAATTGAAAAAAGGAATGAGTCGATTTCCTTTTATCGAATCCTTCTTGACGAAAGGACCACATCACATGGACATTCGAGGCATAGCCACTTTCCAAGTCATCGTTCGTACGGGCAGCTTTCAGCAAGCCGCGAAGGAGCTCAAGTATGCACAATCCACTGTCACCAAACAAATCCAGAACCTAGAGGACGACCTCGGCGTCAAGCTCCTGGAACGAGGGAAAAGCATTCGTCTAACCCATGCGGGGGAAGTATTCATCAAGAAAGCTGATCAACTAATCCGAGATTTCTATGATCTGCAACAAACGATGACTGATCTGAACGATGGCGAGAAAGGTACCGTCAATATCGGTATTATGGAGCCTACCGCCAGCTATCGCATCCCTATGCTTATCAAGGAGTTCGCTGCGCTATATCCCAATGTCGAGATCAATATCAAAATTCATAACAGCCATATGTTCAATCAAATGGTTAGCGACGGCACGGTCGATTTTGCCATTTGCGCTACACCGGAAAGCGGGTTGGGCACGAATTTCGAACCGCTGTTTGTGGAAGAGATCGTGCTCCTTTTGCCCAAAGTACACCCTTTATCCAAGAAGAAGCGCGTCTATTTAAGCGATTTGCAAAATGAACACATTCTGCTGACCAATGCGACCTGCCCCTTCCGGCGGAAGCTCGAAACTTCGCTCCATGAGAAAGGTGCCACGCCATACCGCAAAATCGAAATCGGCAATATGGCTGCGCTCAAATACTATGTCCAAGTCCAATACGGTCTTGCCGCCGTACCCATGATCACGGTCACTCCGCCACCGGAGGGCACCGTTCTGAAAAGAATCGAGAACCTCGATGGGGGACTGATTACGGGACTTTTGATCAAAAAAGATACCGAGCTTCTCAGCGCAGCTGCCCGTAAACTGGCCTCCTACCTGCGTCAG
Above is a genomic segment from Paenibacillus sp. HWE-109 containing:
- a CDS encoding carboxymuconolactone decarboxylase family protein, whose product is MSTTQNKDSLYLRSNYAKYAGKFVPYAPETFKAFSEFNKLAMQEGALSARFKELIAIAVAHATGCPYCIDIHVTTGHKLQLTKEELFEAIAVSALVKGYSAFYHGINTLNALQENPRDELYSRSSLPLLEQFENINEQLYTSLLEFRHQVLQGQRVSRKEKAIIAVAISHITDCPYSIEFSTQLAKEEGATIAEIAETVLVATALKAGSALAHRINTYSAFVREDEKSH
- a CDS encoding LysR family transcriptional regulator, producing the protein MDIRGIATFQVIVRTGSFQQAAKELKYAQSTVTKQIQNLEDDLGVKLLERGKSIRLTHAGEVFIKKADQLIRDFYDLQQTMTDLNDGEKGTVNIGIMEPTASYRIPMLIKEFAALYPNVEINIKIHNSHMFNQMVSDGTVDFAICATPESGLGTNFEPLFVEEIVLLLPKVHPLSKKKRVYLSDLQNEHILLTNATCPFRRKLETSLHEKGATPYRKIEIGNMAALKYYVQVQYGLAAVPMITVTPPPEGTVLKRIENLDGGLITGLLIKKDTELLSAAARKLASYLRQELSMLAAQGTTASAGNG